In a single window of the Drosophila subpulchrella strain 33 F10 #4 breed RU33 chromosome X, RU_Dsub_v1.1 Primary Assembly, whole genome shotgun sequence genome:
- the LOC119555953 gene encoding titin-like yields the protein MQSNRVLCIRKSHSWPKLGKCEVRRTFCIFDKESLANVQAEGADNLRKHEANGKPIKVKPAVPPKPKRKVKLVVRQNQEIVPPEIKNEAMMIAKQEKPLVFVKLEVKPEAMPQTKPEDILQIRPEVKSVFKPEVKGVSVRKSEPGQGPLDYPRVIPPAKTAFYPEVKPEVKSQTKPDVIPSTKSRVILHAKTRVIKQTSAVVISMPGNRVEGKAKPTRKVVVRFQATLQVRRQTATITTTESKPKQVTEPEIIRQTGGAKVQAAQPGVESNHDMKFNPRHLPKSIPFCETKVKMQSQGLAISKADNKPRPATLPEFVRQTGEANIPRPEVEPNPQAIPGLIPPGKPEVIFKPENKSEQGAEQIQWTDLVKAETKIKSEDKLKQEVIFKPEPIPDVLSLGKPKVLIQYKEVISKLENIFKQRTDIPRAENNTKLEAKLNEEVSFTPRLVPDVLSLRKPEVIMQSKVDISKPENTLVLKAEPSQVLKAENKIELEAKLNEVFFKPRLVPDVLSLTKPEDILQSREVVISNKEKLKLIAEPSQETDIQKAENKFNLEAKLNEEVFFKSRFIPDVLPLTKPGVIMQSKEVVFSNPENKFKLNAELSRKTDILRAEDNINLETKLNEEVFFKLRFTPDVFSHTKTEDVMQPKEAVIPKNKNKVKLRAEPSQFTDILKPENKTKTEAELNQEVIFKPRLIPHLLSLTKPEVITQSKEVFIPKPKNLFKLIDEPTRRTDFVKADNKLKLEAKLNEEVIFKPRLIPEDLSLRKPEVIMQSKGNISKPQNAFKRKAEPSEMTDFLKPEYKTKSEAQFNLEVILKRQTIPDVLSLRKPDVIMQSKEVVFSNPENISKLNAELRRKTDILRAENNIKLEAKLNEGVFFKPRFTPDVFSHTKTQDLMQPKEVGISKNKNKVKLMAEPSQVSDILSPENKTKTEAELNQEVIFKPRLIPHLLSLTKPEVIAQCKEVFIPKPKNPFKLIDEPTRRTDFVKADNKIKLNANSCEEVILKPRLVPEDLSLRKPEVIMQSKENISKPQNAFKRKAEPSHVTDFFKPEYKTKLEAQLNLEVILKRQTMPDVLSLNKPEVIIQSQEVAISNTVIKPNQEGQQNWEISEVWDIFKATGRINPEDEAKLRTHLDSYDYPDLANIDLTPEETDEFILYCKARRYLYHRNTEKMFRELEGMRRTMAAVNEGHRQVEEELDKWFRDKARWARDLRLYK from the coding sequence ATGCAATCAAATCGAGTTCTTTGTATCCGGAAAAGCCATTCTTGGCCAAAACTGGGAAAGTGTGAGGTCCGGCGTACATTTTGCATTTTCGATAAGGAATCGCTGGCGAATGTGCAGGCGGAAGGCGCGGACAATCTAAGAAAACATGAGGCAAACGGAAAACCGATTAAAgtcaaaccggcggtaccccCAAAACCAAAGCGAAAGGTAAAATTGGTGGTTAGACAAAACCAAGAAATAGTGCCACCAGAGATCAAGAACGAAGCAATGATGATAGCAAAACAAGAAAAGCCTCTGGTTTTCGTAAAACTAGAGGTCAAGCCAGAGGCAATGCCACAGACAAAACCGGAGGATATTTTGCAGATTAGACCGGAGGTTAAGTCGGTGTTCAAACCAGAGGTTAAAGGAGTTTCAGTCCGTAAGTCAGAACCAGGTCAAGGACCGCTAGATTATCCCAGAGTTATACCACCAGCTAAGACGGCGTTTTACCCTGAGGTTAAACCTGAAGTTAAGTCGCAGACAAAACCAGATGTTATACCTTCAACCAAATCACGGGTTATACTGCATGCCAAAACAAGGGTTATAAAGCAGACCAGTGCGGTTGTTATTTCAATGCCAGGGAATAGAGTTGAAGGAAAAGCTAAACCTACCCGGAAGGTTGTGGTTAGATTTCAGGCTACATTACAAGTTAGAAGACAGACTGCTACTATTACTACGACAGAGAGTAAGCCTAAACAAGTTACTGAACCAGAGATTATAAGGCAGACTGGTGGCGCTAAAGTTCAAGCGGCTCAACCAGGAGTGGAATCGAACCACGACATGAAATTTAATCCCCGTCATTTACCAAAGTCGATACCGTTTTGCGAAACAAAGGTTAAAATGCAGTCTCAAGGCTTGGCCATCTCTAAGGCAGATAATAAACCTAGGCCAGCTACTTTACCAGAATTTGTAAGGCAGACTGGCGAAGCAAATATTCCTAGGCCAGAAGTTGAACCGAATCCCCAGGCTATTCCAGGGCTTATACCACCAGGCAAACCGGAGGTTATCTTTAAGCCAGAGAATAAATCTGAACAAGGAGCTGAACAAATCCAATGGACTGACCTCGTCAAGGCAGAAACAAAGATTAAATCAGAAGATAAATTGAAGCAAGAGGTAATTTTTAAACCAGAGCCTATTCCAGATGTTCTTTCGCTAGGAAAACCAAAAGTCTTAATCCAGTATAAAGAGGTTATCTCTAAACTAGAgaatatatttaaacaaaGAACTGATATCCCAAGGGCAGAGAATAAtactaaattagaagctaaATTAAACGAAGAGGTTAGTTTTACACCGCGGCTTGTACCGGATGTCCTATCGCTTAGAAAACCAGAGGTTATAATGCAGTCTAAAGTGGATATATCTAAGCCTGAGAATACACTTGTACTAAAAGCTGAACCAAGTCAGGTCCTAAAGGCAGAGAATAAGATTGAATTAGAAGCTAAATTGAATgaagtattttttaaaccaCGGCTTGTACCAGATGTTCTCTCACTTACCAAGCCAGAGGATATATTGCAGTCTAGAGAGGTTGTTATCTCTAATAAAGAGAAATTAAAACTAATTGCTGAACCAAGCCAAGAGACTGATATCCAAAAGGCAGAGAACAAGTTTAATTTAGAAGCTAAATTAAATGAAGAAGTATTTTTTAAGTCACGGTTTATACCAGATGTGCTTCCGCTTACCAAACCAGGGGTTATAATGCAGTCTAAAGAGGTTGTTTTCTCCAACCCAGAGaataaatttaaactgaaCGCTGAACTAAGCCGAAAGACTGATATTCTGAGAGCAGAGGATAATATTAATTTGGAAACTAAATTGAATGaagaagtattttttaaactaCGGTTTACACCAGATGTTTTCTCGCATACCAAAACGGAAGATGTAATGCAGCCTAAAGAGGCTGTTATACCTAAGAATAAGAATAAGGTTAAACTAAGGGCTGAACCAAGCCAATTCACTGATATCCTCAAGCcagaaaataaaactaaaacagAAGCTGAATTGAATCAAGAGGTAATTTTTAAGCCACGGCTTATACCACATCTTCTTTCGCTTACCAAACCAGAAGTTATAACGCAGTCTAAAGAGGTTTTTATCCCTAAGCCAAAGAATCTGTTTAAACTAATAGATGAACCAACCagacgaactgattttgttaaGGCAGATAATAAGCTTAAATTAGAAGCTAAATTGAACGAAGAGGTGATTTTTAAGCCACGGCTTATACCAGAGGACCTGTCGCTTAGAAAACCAGAGGTTATAATGCAGTCTAAAGGGAATATCTCTAAGCCACAAAATGCATTTAAACGAAAAGCGGAACCAAGTGAAATGACTGATTTCCTCAAGCCAGAATATAAGACTAAATCAGAAGCTCAGTTTAACCTAGAGGTAATTTTAAAACGACAAACTATACCAGATGTTCTTTCGCTTAGAAAACCAGATGTTATAATGCAGTCTAAAGAGGTTGTTTTCTCCAACCCAGAGAATATATCTAAACTGAACGCTGAACTAAGGCGAAAGACTGATATTCTGAGAGCAGagaataatattaaattagaagCTAAATTGAATGAAGGAGTATTTTTTAAACCACGATTTACACCCGATGTTTTCTCGCATACCAAAACACAGGACTTAATGCAGCCTAAAGAGGTTGGTATATCTAAGAATAAGAATAAGGTTAAACTAATGGCTGAACCAAGCCAAGTCTCTGATATCCTCAGTCcagaaaataaaactaaaacagAAGCTGAATTGAACCAAGAAGTAATTTTTAAACCACGGCTTATACCACATCTTCTCTCGCTTACCAAACCAGAAGTTATAGCGCAGTGTAAGGAGGTTTTTATACCTAAGCCAAAGAATCCGTTTAAACTAATAGATGAACCAACTagacgaactgattttgttaaGGCAGATAATAAGATTAAATTGAATGCTAATTCATGCGAAGAGGTGATTCTTAAACCACGGCTTGTACCAGAGGACCTGTCGCTTAGAAAACCGGAGGTTATAATGCAGTCCAAAGAGAATATCTCCAAGCCACAAAATGCATTTAAACGAAAAGCGGAACCAAGTCATGTGACTGATTTCTTCAAGCCAGAATATAAGACTAAATTAGAAGCTCAGTTGAACCTAGAGGTAATTTTAAAACGACAGACTATGCCAGATGTTCTTTCGCTTAACAAACCAGAGGTTATAATCCAGTCTCAAGAGGTTGCCATTTCCAACACAGTAATTAAACCTAATCAAGAAGGTCAACAAAACTGGGAAATCAGCGAAGTGTGGGATATATTTAAGGCGACGGGTAGAATCAATCCAGAAGATGAGGCTAAGTTGAGGACTCATTTAGATTCTTACGACTACCCTGATCTCGCGAATATAGATTTGACGCCTGAAGAAACAGACGAGTTTATTCTATATTGTAAAGCCAGACGCTACCTTTACCATCGGAACACCGAGAAAATGTTCCGTGAACTGGAGGGGATGCGCCGTACTATGGCTGCTGTCAACGAGGGGCATCGCCAAGTTGAAGAAGAGTTGGATAAGTGGTTTAGGGACAAGGCTCGCTGGGCTCGCGATCTTCGCCTTTACAAATAA